From the Streptomyces sp. Tu 2975 genome, one window contains:
- a CDS encoding alpha/beta hydrolase, whose protein sequence is MPQSLRPGRDPQLLRRTDAPPVADRELTAVSADGARIHVEVHGPEGAPAVVLAHGWTCSTLFWAAQIRDLVPDHRVVVYDQRGHGRTPAGAVGTERLADDLEAVLAAVLVPGEKAVLGGHSMGGMTMMAAARRPGFREHTAAVLLCSTGSARLVEESVVLPMRPGRLRTRLTHLILGARAPLGPVTPVSRRILKYGTMGPGSSPERVDECARIVHACPRAARVAWSQVLGELDLDKGVRALDVPAIVVGGTADRLTPMVHARRLAAELPQCLELVELAGTGHMTPVEAPEAVTAKIRELAGAYLDTKEEAA, encoded by the coding sequence ATTCCCCAGAGCCTCCGGCCCGGGAGGGACCCCCAGCTCCTGCGTCGCACCGACGCCCCGCCCGTCGCCGACCGTGAACTGACCGCGGTCTCCGCCGACGGAGCGCGCATCCACGTCGAGGTGCACGGCCCCGAGGGAGCCCCCGCGGTCGTGCTGGCCCACGGCTGGACCTGCTCCACCCTCTTCTGGGCCGCCCAGATACGGGACCTGGTCCCCGACCACCGCGTCGTCGTGTACGACCAGCGGGGCCACGGACGCACGCCGGCGGGCGCTGTGGGTACCGAGCGGCTGGCCGACGATCTGGAGGCCGTGCTCGCAGCCGTCCTCGTGCCGGGCGAGAAGGCCGTGCTCGGCGGGCATTCCATGGGCGGCATGACGATGATGGCCGCTGCCCGCCGGCCCGGCTTCCGCGAGCACACGGCGGCCGTGCTGCTGTGCAGCACCGGCAGCGCCCGGCTGGTCGAGGAGTCCGTCGTCCTGCCGATGCGGCCGGGCCGGCTGCGGACCAGGCTCACGCATCTGATCCTCGGGGCCCGCGCGCCGCTCGGCCCGGTCACGCCCGTGTCCCGGCGCATCCTCAAGTACGGGACGATGGGCCCCGGTTCGTCACCGGAGCGGGTCGACGAATGTGCCCGCATCGTGCACGCCTGCCCGCGGGCCGCCCGCGTGGCCTGGTCGCAGGTCCTCGGCGAACTCGACCTCGACAAGGGCGTACGGGCCCTGGACGTGCCCGCGATCGTCGTCGGCGGCACCGCCGACCGGCTCACGCCGATGGTGCACGCACGGCGGCTGGCCGCCGAACTCCCGCAGTGCCTCGAGCTGGTGGAGCTCGCGGGGACGGGCCACATGACACCGGTGGAGGCCCCGGAGGCCGTCACCGCCAAGATCCGTGAGCTGGCCGGCGCGTACCTGGACACGAAGGAGGAAGCCGCATGA
- a CDS encoding GNAT family N-acetyltransferase — protein sequence MHVRTVGFDHPDAVKLNDQVQLEYVERYGDDEGDATPLDASMFVPPSGLYLIVYDDQDRPLATGGWRTQDENPEGYSDGDAELKRMYVIPEARGLGLARRVLAALEEDARAAGRTRMVLETGDMQPEAIALYTSSGYVPCAKFGHYREYESSLCMAKPLTRP from the coding sequence ATGCATGTCAGAACTGTGGGCTTCGACCACCCGGACGCCGTGAAGCTCAACGACCAGGTCCAGCTGGAATACGTGGAGCGTTACGGGGACGACGAGGGCGACGCGACGCCGCTCGACGCCTCGATGTTCGTCCCGCCGAGTGGCCTGTATCTCATCGTCTACGACGACCAGGACCGCCCGCTGGCGACCGGCGGCTGGCGCACCCAGGACGAGAACCCGGAGGGGTACTCGGACGGCGACGCCGAGCTGAAGCGCATGTACGTGATCCCGGAGGCACGCGGCCTCGGTCTCGCCCGCCGCGTCCTGGCCGCACTGGAGGAGGACGCCCGCGCCGCCGGCCGGACCCGCATGGTGCTGGAGACCGGGGACATGCAGCCGGAGGCGATCGCGCTGTACACCTCCAGCGGTTACGTGCCGTGCGCGAAATTCGGCCACTACCGGGAGTACGAGAGCAGCCTCTGCATGGCGAAGCCGTTGACGCGCCCCTGA
- the glpR gene encoding gephyrin-like molybdotransferase receptor GlpR → MSSSGLIYAVIVGAWAAYLVPMWLRRQDELNEARPTERFSTAIRLLSGRAAMERRYAKELRERTAEQPEHDVDPDADTDRLSSVDVRAFAAPRTEVRRDVPEDTEQETDRPAGRAPARRPAPRRRSDRAAAAERARRSKVLARRRRTTIVLFLAFTLGAVVAAVGGLGLLWAPALPAVLLSAYIVQMRAQERRRFAFTMDRRRAEAAAQRLRENRPRRHQPAPAAAEPGDGSMEQTEDTEPEPAPKLSPQEAGRRALVEQTDHAEWVDQQRHRGPVTGDSWEPVPVPLPTYVTAPVAPRASSAVDVSDPETWSAARSSVAEPAPAPRETPDPEAGAAPGRRTPSQSRRARDRGRTPLFDQYADEDRLRAANE, encoded by the coding sequence GTGAGCAGCAGCGGCCTCATCTACGCAGTCATCGTCGGGGCCTGGGCCGCCTACTTGGTGCCGATGTGGCTCCGCAGGCAGGACGAGCTGAACGAAGCCCGTCCGACGGAACGCTTCTCCACCGCCATCCGGCTGCTGTCCGGACGAGCGGCGATGGAGCGCCGGTACGCCAAGGAGCTGCGGGAACGCACCGCTGAGCAGCCCGAGCACGACGTGGACCCGGACGCTGACACGGACCGTTTGAGTTCCGTGGACGTCCGGGCCTTCGCCGCGCCCCGCACCGAAGTCCGCCGGGACGTGCCCGAGGACACCGAGCAGGAGACGGACCGGCCCGCCGGCCGGGCCCCTGCCCGGCGCCCCGCCCCACGCCGCCGGTCCGACCGTGCCGCGGCCGCCGAGCGCGCGCGGCGCAGCAAGGTCCTTGCCCGGCGCAGACGGACGACCATCGTCCTCTTCCTCGCCTTCACCCTCGGTGCGGTGGTCGCCGCGGTCGGCGGTCTGGGCCTCCTGTGGGCACCCGCCCTGCCGGCCGTGCTCCTCAGCGCCTACATCGTGCAGATGCGCGCCCAGGAGCGACGTCGCTTCGCGTTCACCATGGACCGGCGGCGGGCGGAGGCCGCGGCGCAGCGGCTGCGCGAGAACCGCCCGCGCCGCCACCAGCCGGCGCCGGCCGCGGCCGAGCCGGGGGACGGGTCCATGGAGCAGACCGAGGACACCGAGCCCGAGCCGGCGCCGAAGCTCTCCCCGCAGGAGGCGGGCCGCCGTGCGCTGGTCGAGCAGACCGATCACGCGGAATGGGTGGACCAGCAGCGCCATCGCGGCCCTGTGACCGGCGACAGCTGGGAGCCCGTGCCGGTCCCGCTGCCCACGTACGTCACTGCTCCGGTCGCGCCGCGCGCGTCGAGCGCCGTCGACGTCAGCGACCCGGAGACCTGGAGCGCGGCCCGCTCCTCGGTGGCCGAGCCGGCACCCGCCCCGCGCGAGACGCCGGACCCGGAGGCCGGCGCCGCGCCGGGCCGCCGCACCCCTTCCCAGTCCCGCCGTGCCCGCGACCGGGGCCGCACCCCGCTCTTCGACCAGTACGCGGACGAGGACCGGCTGCGCGCCGCCAACGAGTGA
- the moaC gene encoding cyclic pyranopterin monophosphate synthase MoaC: MSTQGRLTHIDEAGAARMVDVSGKDVTARTARATGRVLVSPYVVELLRGEGVPKGDALATARIAGIMGAKRTPDLIPLCHPLAVSGVKLDLSVADDAVEIAATVKTTDRTGVEMEALTAVSVAALTVVDMVKAVDKAAVITDIRVEEKTGGKSGDWTRGGHEGAEGAPA, encoded by the coding sequence ATGAGTACGCAAGGCAGGCTGACGCACATCGACGAGGCGGGGGCGGCCCGCATGGTCGACGTATCCGGGAAGGACGTCACCGCCCGCACCGCGCGCGCCACCGGCCGCGTCCTGGTCTCGCCGTACGTCGTCGAGTTGCTGCGCGGCGAGGGCGTCCCCAAGGGGGACGCGCTCGCCACGGCACGGATCGCCGGAATCATGGGCGCGAAGCGCACGCCCGACCTGATCCCGCTCTGCCACCCCCTCGCCGTCTCCGGCGTGAAGCTGGACCTGTCGGTCGCCGACGACGCGGTCGAGATCGCCGCCACCGTGAAGACGACGGACCGCACGGGGGTGGAGATGGAGGCGCTCACGGCGGTCTCCGTGGCCGCTCTCACGGTCGTGGACATGGTCAAGGCCGTCGACAAGGCGGCGGTGATCACCGACATCCGCGTCGAGGAGAAGACGGGCGGCAAGTCCGGCGACTGGACCCGCGGGGGACACGAGGGAGCAGAAGGGGCGCCCGCATGA
- a CDS encoding SDR family oxidoreductase has translation MSRVSLEGQVAVVTGAARGVGELLARKLSARGAKVALVGLEPDELKKVSERLHSESDHWHADVTDHEAMAEVAQEVKERFGKVDIVVANAGVASGGPFLHSDPVAWRRVIEVNLIGSAVTGRAFLPVLLESRGYFLQIASLAAITPAPMMSAYCASKSGVEAFAHSLRAEVGHRGVRVGVGYLSWTDTDMVRGADQDDVMRELRQRLPWPSNRTYPLGPAVDRIVAGIERRSSHVYAQWWLRGMQSIRGYLPAVIGTVGQREMRRFEPRLDGVSTGLVGAGGAADEAGRKQQH, from the coding sequence ATGAGCAGGGTGAGCCTGGAAGGGCAGGTCGCGGTCGTCACGGGCGCGGCGCGCGGCGTCGGCGAGCTGCTGGCACGCAAACTGTCCGCGCGCGGCGCGAAGGTGGCGCTGGTCGGCCTCGAGCCGGACGAACTGAAGAAGGTCTCCGAGCGGCTCCACAGCGAGAGCGACCACTGGCACGCGGACGTCACCGACCACGAGGCGATGGCCGAGGTCGCGCAGGAGGTCAAGGAGCGTTTCGGCAAGGTCGACATCGTCGTCGCCAACGCGGGTGTGGCGTCCGGTGGTCCGTTCCTGCACTCCGACCCGGTCGCCTGGCGGCGGGTCATCGAGGTCAACCTGATCGGCAGCGCCGTGACGGGGCGGGCGTTCCTGCCCGTACTCCTGGAGAGCCGCGGGTACTTCCTCCAGATCGCGTCGCTCGCCGCGATCACGCCCGCGCCCATGATGTCGGCGTACTGCGCGTCCAAGTCGGGTGTGGAGGCGTTCGCGCACAGCCTGCGGGCCGAAGTCGGCCATCGCGGGGTGCGGGTCGGTGTCGGGTATCTGTCCTGGACGGACACCGACATGGTGCGCGGCGCCGACCAGGACGACGTGATGCGCGAGCTCCGGCAGCGGCTGCCGTGGCCGTCCAACCGCACTTATCCGCTCGGCCCCGCGGTGGACCGGATCGTCGCCGGCATCGAACGCCGTTCCTCGCATGTGTACGCGCAGTGGTGGCTGCGGGGGATGCAGTCGATCCGCGGGTATCTCCCTGCGGTCATCGGCACGGTGGGACAGCGCGAGATGCGCCGGTTCGAACCACGCCTCGACGGCGTCTCCACGGGCCTCGTAGGGGCCGGCGGGGCGGCCGACGAGGCGGGCCGGAAGCAGCAGCACTGA
- the nhaA gene encoding Na+/H+ antiporter NhaA, giving the protein MAAAPRERSPFLGLLPLPERNAVVQALRTETVGGLVLLAAAVVALVWANTPWSGVYEQIRDFHFGIPALGLDLSVEHWTADGLLSIFFLVAGIELKRELVVGELRTPATAALPVIAAVCGMIVPAALYAGTVMAGGGSLAGWAVPMATDIAFALAVLAVLSTHLPAALRAFLLTLAVVDDLGAILIIAIFFTSDLNFLALGGAIAGLVIFYLLQRFRVRGWWWYVPLGIVTWALMYNGGVHATVAGVAMGLILRTTRDKGETASPAERTSHVLHPVSAGVAVPLFALFAAGVGVSVASLGEVFTRPEPLGVVLGLVIGKTLGIFAGTYLAARFTRARLNPDLAWADVLALAVLAGIGFTVALLIGELAFPDPAAEQHVKAAVLIGSLIAAVSAAFLIKRRNGTYRRLYEEETRDDDADGIPDIYQRAGTGEH; this is encoded by the coding sequence ATGGCTGCCGCCCCTCGCGAACGTTCCCCCTTCCTCGGCCTGCTGCCGCTTCCGGAGCGCAATGCCGTGGTCCAGGCCCTCCGGACCGAAACGGTCGGCGGGCTGGTGCTCCTGGCCGCCGCCGTAGTGGCGCTGGTCTGGGCGAACACACCGTGGAGCGGCGTCTACGAGCAGATCCGCGACTTCCACTTCGGCATACCGGCACTCGGGCTGGACCTCTCCGTGGAGCACTGGACCGCCGACGGACTCCTCAGCATCTTCTTCCTGGTCGCCGGTATCGAACTCAAGCGTGAACTGGTGGTCGGCGAGCTGCGCACCCCGGCCACAGCAGCGCTCCCGGTCATCGCTGCGGTCTGCGGCATGATCGTGCCTGCCGCCCTGTACGCGGGCACCGTCATGGCCGGCGGCGGCAGCCTCGCCGGCTGGGCAGTCCCCATGGCCACCGACATCGCCTTCGCACTCGCCGTCCTGGCCGTCCTCAGCACCCACCTGCCTGCCGCGCTACGCGCCTTTCTGCTCACCCTCGCCGTCGTCGACGACCTGGGCGCGATCCTCATCATCGCGATCTTCTTCACCAGCGACCTGAATTTCCTGGCACTCGGCGGTGCCATCGCCGGCCTGGTCATCTTCTACCTGCTGCAGCGCTTCCGCGTGCGCGGCTGGTGGTGGTACGTCCCGCTCGGCATCGTGACCTGGGCGCTGATGTACAACGGCGGCGTCCACGCCACCGTCGCCGGTGTGGCCATGGGCCTGATCCTGCGCACCACCCGCGACAAGGGTGAGACCGCTTCACCCGCCGAGCGCACCTCGCACGTGCTCCATCCCGTCTCGGCCGGCGTCGCGGTCCCCTTGTTCGCCCTCTTCGCCGCCGGTGTCGGCGTCTCGGTCGCGTCGCTGGGCGAGGTCTTCACCCGACCCGAACCCCTCGGGGTCGTATTGGGGCTGGTCATCGGCAAGACCCTGGGCATCTTCGCCGGCACCTATCTCGCCGCCAGGTTCACCCGTGCCCGGCTCAACCCGGACCTTGCCTGGGCGGACGTCCTCGCCCTCGCCGTCCTGGCCGGCATCGGCTTCACCGTTGCCCTGCTGATCGGCGAACTCGCCTTCCCCGACCCGGCCGCCGAACAGCACGTCAAGGCAGCGGTCCTGATCGGTTCACTCATCGCCGCCGTCTCGGCGGCCTTCCTCATCAAGCGCCGCAACGGGACCTACCGACGCCTGTACGAGGAAGAGACCCGCGACGACGACGCCGACGGCATCCCGGACATCTATCAGCGGGCCGGCACCGGCGAGCACTGA
- a CDS encoding alanine/glycine:cation symporter family protein has protein sequence MSLDSMTKSVDEAVTGFFEPIAKWLEKVVFYDVPVGGTALPLIVAWLVVAGLVFTGWFGFVQLRKFRLAIDVVRGKYDEKGSAGEVNHFQALTAAVSGTVGLGNIAGVAVAVSIGGPGATFWMILCGLLGMATKFVEVTLGVKYREVHADGTVSGGPMHYLPKGLADRFGKNGKTLGKILAVLASIMILFFGLFGGNLFQVNQSYAQLVSVTGGESGMMGSSAGALFFGILIAALVGIVLLGGIRSIASVTSRLVPAMAGIYIVACLIVILVNVSAVPAAVGTIIEGAFNPQGVAGGVLGALIIGFKRAAFSNEAGLGSAPIAHSAVKTKHPASEGLVALLEPFIDTVVICTMTALTIVVANPASWAEARDDQSIGGVTITSDAFATVLPWFPYILTIAVMLFAISTVLTWGYYGLKAWTYLFGRSKASETIYKVVYTLFAVAGSLLTLQTLIAMADAVLFMLAVINIIGLYLLAPVVKRELNSFLEFVRARKAGESPEDDEDQETVKSTV, from the coding sequence GTGTCACTCGACTCCATGACCAAATCCGTCGACGAAGCCGTCACCGGATTCTTCGAGCCCATCGCCAAATGGCTGGAGAAGGTCGTCTTCTACGACGTCCCCGTGGGCGGCACCGCCCTGCCGCTCATCGTGGCCTGGCTGGTGGTGGCCGGTCTGGTCTTCACCGGTTGGTTCGGCTTCGTCCAGCTCCGCAAGTTCCGGCTCGCCATCGACGTGGTCAGAGGGAAGTACGACGAGAAGGGGTCGGCCGGTGAGGTCAACCACTTCCAGGCGCTGACCGCGGCCGTCTCCGGCACCGTCGGACTCGGCAACATCGCCGGTGTCGCAGTCGCCGTCTCCATCGGCGGCCCGGGCGCCACCTTCTGGATGATCCTCTGCGGTCTGCTCGGCATGGCCACCAAGTTCGTCGAGGTCACCCTCGGCGTGAAGTACCGAGAGGTGCACGCCGACGGCACCGTCTCGGGCGGGCCGATGCACTACCTGCCCAAGGGCCTGGCCGACCGGTTCGGCAAGAACGGCAAGACGCTCGGCAAGATCCTCGCCGTGCTCGCGTCGATCATGATTCTCTTCTTCGGCCTCTTCGGCGGAAACCTCTTCCAGGTCAACCAGTCCTACGCCCAGCTCGTCTCCGTCACCGGCGGCGAGAGCGGCATGATGGGCTCCTCGGCCGGCGCCCTGTTCTTCGGCATCCTGATCGCCGCGCTCGTCGGCATCGTCCTGCTCGGCGGCATCCGCTCCATCGCCTCGGTCACCAGCCGCCTCGTGCCCGCCATGGCCGGCATCTACATCGTGGCCTGCCTGATCGTCATCCTGGTCAACGTCTCCGCCGTGCCGGCCGCGGTCGGCACGATCATCGAGGGCGCCTTCAACCCCCAGGGCGTCGCGGGCGGTGTGCTCGGTGCGCTGATCATCGGCTTCAAGCGGGCCGCGTTCTCCAACGAGGCCGGCCTCGGCTCCGCGCCGATCGCCCACTCCGCGGTGAAGACCAAGCACCCCGCCAGCGAGGGCCTCGTCGCGCTCCTCGAGCCGTTCATCGACACCGTGGTCATCTGCACGATGACCGCGCTGACCATCGTCGTGGCCAACCCCGCCAGCTGGGCCGAGGCCCGCGACGACCAGTCCATCGGCGGCGTGACCATCACGTCGGACGCGTTCGCGACGGTGCTGCCCTGGTTCCCGTACATCCTCACGATCGCGGTCATGCTCTTCGCCATCTCGACCGTGCTCACCTGGGGCTACTACGGCCTCAAGGCGTGGACGTACCTCTTCGGCCGCAGCAAGGCCAGCGAGACGATCTACAAGGTCGTCTACACCCTGTTCGCCGTCGCCGGTTCGCTGCTCACGCTGCAGACGCTGATCGCCATGGCCGACGCGGTGCTGTTCATGCTCGCCGTCATCAACATCATCGGCCTCTACCTGCTGGCGCCGGTCGTCAAGCGGGAGCTCAACTCCTTCCTGGAGTTCGTCCGCGCCCGCAAGGCCGGCGAGAGCCCGGAGGACGACGAAGACCAGGAGACGGTGAAGAGCACCGTCTGA
- a CDS encoding peptidase: MRRHHVTTSVLAAVGALLAGALSATSAGAAPSPSPTPASFAPAQAAKGFWTAERMRNATPLDVIRATPGSFRAPASTAGEETVVAPTAFPQAGGPWTGGGAVVKTSGRVFFTFQGRTASCSGNSVTSTNGSTVMTAGHCVKYQGSWHTDWVFVPGYDNGQAPYGQWSATKTFTTDQWAASEDINYDVGAAVVAPLNGRTLSQTVGAQGLKFNGGYNKAMYAFGFPAASPYDGSKLIHCSGNSSKDFLFSQDHSLGCNMTGGSSGGPWFESFNESTGTGLQVSVNSFGYTFLPNRMFGPYFGAEAKAVHDKAQVS, translated from the coding sequence GTGAGACGCCACCACGTGACCACCTCGGTTCTGGCCGCCGTCGGCGCCCTGCTCGCCGGGGCGCTGTCCGCCACCTCCGCAGGCGCCGCTCCGTCCCCGTCCCCCACTCCCGCGTCCTTCGCCCCCGCGCAGGCGGCCAAGGGCTTCTGGACCGCCGAGCGGATGCGCAACGCCACCCCGCTCGACGTGATCCGCGCCACACCGGGCTCCTTCCGGGCACCCGCGTCAACGGCCGGTGAGGAGACGGTCGTGGCACCCACGGCCTTCCCGCAGGCCGGCGGCCCGTGGACGGGCGGCGGCGCGGTGGTGAAGACCTCCGGCCGCGTGTTCTTCACCTTCCAGGGCCGGACCGCCTCCTGCTCCGGCAACTCGGTCACCAGCACCAACGGCAGCACGGTCATGACCGCCGGCCACTGCGTGAAGTACCAGGGCTCCTGGCACACCGACTGGGTCTTCGTCCCCGGCTACGACAACGGCCAGGCGCCGTACGGCCAGTGGAGCGCGACCAAGACGTTCACCACGGACCAGTGGGCGGCGAGCGAGGACATCAACTACGACGTCGGCGCCGCCGTCGTCGCCCCGCTGAACGGCAGGACACTCAGCCAGACCGTCGGCGCCCAGGGCCTGAAGTTCAACGGCGGCTACAACAAGGCGATGTACGCCTTCGGCTTCCCGGCCGCCTCCCCGTACGACGGCTCGAAGCTCATCCACTGCAGCGGCAACAGCTCGAAGGACTTCCTCTTCTCCCAGGACCACAGCCTCGGCTGCAACATGACGGGCGGCTCCAGCGGCGGCCCCTGGTTCGAGTCCTTCAACGAATCCACCGGAACGGGCCTCCAGGTGTCCGTGAACAGCTTCGGGTACACGTTCCTGCCGAACCGCATGTTCGGCCCGTACTTCGGCGCGGAGGCGAAGGCCGTCCACGACAAGGCACAGGTGTCGTGA
- a CDS encoding exodeoxyribonuclease III produces the protein MLTVTSVNVNGLRAAAKKGFVEWLAVTAADVICLQEVRAEADQLPPEVRNPEGWFTVHAPAAAKGRAGVSLYTRREPDAVRIGFGSSEFDGSGRYVEADLPGVTVASLYLPSGEVGTERQDEKMRFMGEFLPYLKELRARSAADGREVVVCGDWNIAHREADLKNWKANRKSSGFLPEEREWLGRVFSEAEYVDVVRCLHPDQEGPYTWWSYRGRAFDNDTGWRIDYQVATAGLARRAVKAWVERAATHGERWSDHAPVTAVYEN, from the coding sequence ATGCTCACCGTGACCTCCGTGAATGTGAACGGTCTCCGTGCCGCCGCGAAAAAAGGCTTCGTCGAGTGGCTTGCCGTCACCGCCGCCGACGTGATCTGCCTCCAGGAGGTACGCGCCGAGGCCGACCAGCTGCCCCCGGAGGTCCGGAACCCCGAGGGCTGGTTCACGGTGCACGCCCCCGCGGCCGCGAAGGGCCGTGCCGGCGTCTCCCTCTACACGCGGCGTGAACCGGACGCGGTGCGCATCGGGTTCGGCTCGAGCGAGTTCGACGGCAGCGGCCGGTACGTCGAGGCCGACCTGCCCGGTGTCACGGTGGCGAGCCTGTATCTGCCGTCCGGCGAGGTCGGCACGGAGCGCCAGGACGAGAAGATGCGCTTCATGGGCGAGTTCCTGCCGTACCTGAAGGAACTGCGGGCCCGGTCGGCGGCGGACGGCCGTGAGGTCGTGGTCTGCGGCGACTGGAACATCGCCCACCGCGAGGCCGACCTCAAGAACTGGAAGGCCAACAGGAAGAGCTCCGGCTTCCTCCCCGAGGAGCGGGAGTGGCTCGGCCGGGTCTTCTCCGAGGCGGAGTACGTGGACGTGGTCCGCTGCCTCCACCCCGACCAGGAAGGCCCGTACACGTGGTGGTCCTACCGCGGGCGCGCCTTCGACAACGACACGGGCTGGCGCATCGACTACCAGGTGGCGACGGCCGGTCTGGCGCGGCGCGCGGTGAAGGCGTGGGTGGAGCGGGCGGCGACGCACGGCGAACGCTGGTCGGACCACGCGCCGGTGACGGCCGTCTACGAGAACTGA
- a CDS encoding GNAT family protein translates to MSVSWPVVLVDGDITLRPIKLRDQRTWREVNRRNRDWLRPWEATIPPPAPGGPLIQRPTYRQMVRHLRAEANAGRMLPFVIEYQGRLVGQLTVAGITWGSMCSGHVGYWVDRSIAGRGVMPTAVALAVDHCFRSVGLHRIEVCIRPENGPSRRVVEKLGFREEGLRPRYLHIDGAWRDHLVFALTAEEVPEGLLNRWHQARPGTARK, encoded by the coding sequence ATGAGCGTCAGCTGGCCGGTCGTCCTGGTGGACGGTGACATCACCCTCCGCCCCATAAAGCTGCGTGATCAGCGCACCTGGCGTGAGGTCAACCGGCGCAACCGCGACTGGCTGCGTCCCTGGGAGGCGACGATCCCGCCCCCGGCGCCGGGCGGGCCGCTCATCCAGCGGCCGACCTACCGGCAGATGGTCCGCCATCTGCGCGCGGAGGCGAACGCGGGCCGGATGCTGCCCTTCGTAATCGAGTACCAGGGCAGGCTCGTCGGGCAGCTGACCGTGGCCGGGATCACCTGGGGCTCGATGTGCTCCGGTCATGTCGGCTACTGGGTCGACCGGAGCATCGCCGGCCGCGGGGTCATGCCGACGGCTGTAGCTCTGGCCGTGGACCACTGTTTCCGTTCGGTCGGTCTGCACCGCATCGAGGTCTGCATTCGGCCCGAGAACGGACCGAGCCGCCGCGTGGTGGAGAAACTCGGATTCCGCGAAGAGGGCCTGCGGCCCCGTTATCTCCACATCGACGGTGCGTGGCGGGACCACCTGGTGTTCGCGCTGACGGCCGAGGAGGTGCCGGAGGGGCTGCTCAACCGCTGGCACCAGGCACGACCCGGAACCGCCCGGAAATAA
- a CDS encoding MogA/MoaB family molybdenum cofactor biosynthesis protein produces MTAAHATAPYRALVVTASNRAAAGVYEDAGGPLIAEKLTAIGFAVDGPRVVPDGDPVGEALRDGVADRYDVIVTTGGTGVSPTDRTPEVTRALLDHEVPGIPEAIRAYGREKVPTAVLSRGVAGVAGRTLIVNLPGSTGGVRDGLAVLERILRHAVDQLRGGDHPRPS; encoded by the coding sequence ATGACCGCCGCCCACGCCACGGCCCCGTACCGCGCCCTCGTGGTCACCGCCTCCAACCGGGCTGCGGCCGGGGTGTACGAGGACGCCGGCGGCCCGCTCATCGCCGAGAAGCTCACCGCGATCGGCTTCGCCGTGGACGGCCCCAGGGTCGTCCCCGACGGAGACCCGGTCGGCGAGGCGCTGCGCGACGGAGTGGCCGACCGGTACGACGTCATCGTCACCACCGGCGGCACGGGCGTCTCGCCCACCGACCGCACGCCCGAGGTGACCCGCGCCCTCCTCGACCACGAGGTCCCCGGCATCCCGGAGGCGATCCGCGCGTACGGGCGCGAGAAGGTGCCCACCGCCGTGCTCTCGCGCGGCGTCGCCGGAGTCGCCGGCCGCACCCTGATCGTCAACCTCCCCGGCTCCACCGGGGGCGTGCGGGACGGGCTCGCGGTGCTGGAGCGGATCCTGCGCCACGCCGTCGACCAGTTGCGCGGCGGCGACCATCCCAGACCGTCATGA